One Anopheles marshallii chromosome 3, idAnoMarsDA_429_01, whole genome shotgun sequence genomic region harbors:
- the LOC128711038 gene encoding dual 3',5'-cyclic-AMP and -GMP phosphodiesterase 11-like, whose protein sequence is MDEAADKLTRIFDKIVTLATPGDTVPPVLWRSRRKADIHKLWRPNDAVRLLGTNWTLARKLGLHLRSIEEPQSRMPTEQGGTVGLDATLGSRAGVPLPLQLPPHSNLHHHHPHHSLHHGHHHANSSSSSSSHHAHSTSNHHHHHHHHHHHQQQQTGTQGSGAAGAQGAAQQAGGGAMVGYDAEFARMESWLDENPEFVQDYFIRKATRNMVDGWLVSHATPVTTAANSVDSPTHGSNQPNSSRGGSGATTPVRKISAHEFERGGLLKPIVNTIDGTPTFLSISPQNESSAAGSIQCCPNGVAYCGANLRPLRLSRNELKQLDERELIFELVKDICNDLDVRSLCHKILQNVSILLNADRGSLFLVQGKSTCGGDNTKKCLVSKLFDVCSNSTLEEMEQQDEVKVAWGTGIAGHVAESGEPVNIPDAYQDERFNREIDVQTGYRTKALLCMPIKDASGDVVGVAQVINKQGDQCFSTADEKIFSSYLQFCGIGLRNAQLYEKSQLEVKRNQVLLDLARMIFEEQSTIEHMVFRILTHMQSLIQCQRVQILLVHEASKGSFSRVFDFEANDLSGDDGDARTSPFESRFPINVGITGYVATTGETVNICNAYENDRFDPSVDEGLNFRHKTILCMAIKNSLSQIIGVIQLINKFDDLTFTKNDENFVEAFAIFCGMGIHNTHMYEKAIIAMAKQSVTLEVLSYHASATIDDAYRLRQLKVPSSAFFKLHDFKFDDLTLDDDHTLKACIRMFLDLDLVERFHIEYEVLCRWLLSVKKNYRNVTYHNWRHAFNVTQMMFAILTSTQWWKIFGEIECLALIIACLCHDLDHRGTNNSFQIKASSPLAQLYSTSTMEHHHFDQCLMIINSPGNQILSNMSSEDYSRVIRVLEDAILSTDLAVYFRKRGAFLNLVEPTIEMSSWQAEEPRSLLRAMSMTVCDLSAITKPWEIEKRVADLVSSEFFEQGDMERQELNITPIDIMNREKEDQLPMMQVGFIDSICIPIYEAFATLSDKLTPLIDGVLENKKHWIEAAQSAKDAYANNNNTSENNNNNKSHCADHTEDHSESECVRSPPGSPASNGTTRKLSLEPDCTDSGHHHSIGSQESTTNSCNIKEKIVGRLGVDLASSPPYADKPSFLVVGQKGNGWVNGDKVRLIRLSSSDGKTSELLLDEQLQRHPTVDEVDTLLD, encoded by the exons GATTGCACTTGCGCAGCATAGAGGAGCCCCAGAGCAGAATGCCCACCGAGCAGGGGGGCACAGTGGGGCTCGATGCTACGTTGGGCTCTCGTGCTGGTGTCCCCCTGCCGCTACAGCTACCACCACACAGCAAcctccaccatcatcacccgcACCACAGTCTCCACCACGGTCACCATCATGctaatagcagcagcagcagcagtagtcaCCATGCCCACAGCACCTccaaccatcaccatcaccaccaccaccatcatcaccatcagcagcaacagacgGGGACGCAGGGCAGTGGTGCGGCAGGGGCGCAAGGCGCTGCACAGCAAGCGGGCGGCGGGGCCATGGTTGGGTATGATGCCGAGTTTGCCCGCATGGAGTCGTGGTTGGACGAGAATCCCGAGTTCGTGCAGGATTACTTCATTCGCAAGGCGACCCGCAACATGGTGGACGGATGGCTCGTCTCACACGCAACACCGGTGACCACGGCGGCCAACAGTGTGGACTCGCCGACACATGGCTCCAATCAACCGAACTCGTCACGCGGCGGTTCTGGCGCGACAACACCCGTCAG GAAAATATCCGCTCACGAGTTTGAACGTGGTGGACTGCTAAAACCGATCGTGAACACCATTGATGGTACACCCACCTTCCTGAGCATAAGCCCACAAAATGAGTCCTCCGCTGCCGGGAGTATCCAGTGCTGTCCGAATGGTGTCGCGTACTGTGGCGCCAATCTTCGACCACTTCGCCTCTCCCGTAACGAGCTGAAACAACTCGACGAACGGGAGCTCATATTcgaactg GTGAAGGATATTTGCAACGATCTCGACGTACGCTCGCTGTGTCACAAAATCCTGCAAAATGTGTCAATTCTGCTGAATGCCGATCGTGGCTCACTGTTCCTGGTGCAGGGCAAGAGCACCTGCGGTGGCGACAATACCAAAAA ATGCTTAGTATCGAAACTGTTTGATGTATGCTCCAACAGCACTCTGGAGGAGATGGAGCAGCAGGACGAGGTAAAGGTGGCCTGGGGTACGGGCATCGCTGGACACGTTGCCGAAAGTGGTGAACCTGTAAATATACCGGATGCTTACCAG gatgAACGTTTCAACCGGGAAATCGATGTACAAACTGGCTACCGTACAAAGGCGCTACTCTGCATGCCAATCAAGGATGCGTCCGGAGACGTGGTTGGAGTCGCGCAAGTGATAAACAAACAGGGTGATCAGTGCTTTAGCACCGCGGATGAGAAG ATATTCTCGTCCTACCTGCAGTTCTGTGGTATCGGGCTTCGGAATGCGCAACTGTACGAAAAGTCACAGCTCGAGGTGAAGCGCAACCAGGTGCTGCTCGATCTCGCCCGGATGATCTTCGAGGAGCAAAGCACCATCGAGCATATGGTCTTTCGCATTCTGACCCACATGCAGAGCTTAATACAATGCCAAAGAGTGCAG ATCCTGCTGGTGCACGAAGCGTCAAAGGGCAGCTTTTCGCGAGTGTTCGACTTCGAGGCCAACGATCTCAGCGGCGATGACGGTGATGCTCGCACGAGCCCGTTCGAGTCCCGCTTTCCGATCAACGTCGGAATAACTGGCTATGTGGCGACAACTGGCGAG ACTGTAAATATCTGCAATGCGTACGAAAACGACAGGTTCGATCCGAGTGTCGACGAAGGGCTCAACTTCCGCCACAAAACGATTCTCTGCATGGCGATCAAGAATTCTTTAAGTCAAATTATAGGCGTAATACAGTTGATCAACAAGTTCGATGATCTT ACTTTTACCAAAAACGATGAGAACTTTGTCGAGGCGTTTGCAATCTTCTGCGGTATGGGCATTCACAATACGCACATGTACGAGAAGGCAATCATTGCCATGGCGAAGCAGAGTGTTACACTGGAAGTGTTGAGCTACCATGCTTCAGCTACCATCGATGACGCGTACCGGTTACGG CAACTGAAAGTGCCATCGTCGGCGTTCTTCAAGCTGCACGACTTTAAATTCGACGATCTGACACTGGACGATGACCACACGCTCAAGGCGTGCATCCGAATGTTCCTGGACCTGGATCTGGTCGAGCGGTTTCACATCGAGTACGAGGTGCTGTGTCGATGGTTGCTGAGCGTAAAGAAGAACTACCGTAACGTGACGTACCACAACTGGCGGCACGCATTTAACGTGACGCAGATGATGTTTGCCATCCTCACGTCGACGCAGTGGTGGAAGATCTTTGGCGAGATTGAGTGCCTTGCGCTGATCATAGCCTGCCTGTGCCACGATCTGGATCACCGTGGGACCAACAATTCGTTCCAGATCAA AGCCTCGTCACCGCTGGCTCAGCTCTACTCGACGTCCACGATGGAACACCACCACTTTGACCAGTGTCTGATGATCATTAACAGTCCCGGCAACCAAATACTGTCCAATATGTCATCGGAAGACTACAGTCGTGTGATACGCGTACTGGAAGATGCCATCCTCTCCACTGATCTAGCAGTTTATTTCAG GAAACGTGGAGCTTTTTTGAATTTAGTCGAACCGACCATTGAAATGAGTTCCTGGCAAGCGGAAGAACCGCGATCATTGCTACGTGCGATGAGCATGACCGTTTGCGATCTGTCCGCCATCACGAAACCGTGGGAGATAGAGAAGCGTGTCGCCGATCTGGTCAGCTCGGAGTTCTTCGAGCAGGGCGATATGGAGCGACAAGAGTTAAACATCACACCTATT GATATAATGAATCGAGAGAAGGAAGATCAATTGCCAATGATGCAAGTTGGCTTTATAGACTCCATCTGTATTCCTATATACGAG GCTTTTGCAACTTTATCCGACAAACTGACCCCATTGATCGATGGTGTACTGGAGAACAAGAAGCACTGGATCGAGGCGGCTCAAAGTGCGAAGGATGCCTacgcaaacaataacaatacgagcgaaaacaataacaacaataagaGCCATTGTGCGGACCACACAGAGGACCACAGCGAGAGCGAATGCGTTCGCAGCCCGCCCGGATCACCAGCAAGTAATGGAACCACGCGTAAGCTTTCCCTTGAACCTGATTGTACTGATAGTGGTCACCACCACAGTATAGGTAGCCAAGAGTCCACCACTAATAGTTGTAACATAAAGGAGAAGATCGTCGGCCGGTTGGGGGTTGATCTCGCCTCATCGCCACCGTACGCAGACAAACCATCGTTTCTGGTGGTCGGTCAGAAGGGCAACGGATGGGTGAACGGTGACAAGGTGCGACTCATACGTCTGTCATCATCCGATGGCAAAACGAGTGAACTTCTGCTGGACGAGCAACTTCAACGGCATCCAACGGTGGACGAGGTGGACACACTGCTGGACTAG